From a region of the Helianthus annuus cultivar XRQ/B chromosome 5, HanXRQr2.0-SUNRISE, whole genome shotgun sequence genome:
- the LOC110943880 gene encoding uncharacterized protein LOC110943880: protein MGDNEAPARRVVADYARPNAANARSSITRPAIGVNRLQIPPQIITMVTNTIQFHGLPSEDPNVHLSRFSAICDTFQEQGVTEDACKLRLFPFSLADRAHAWLESLPAGSITTWAGMKEKFLDKYFPPSKIARLRSMIQEFRQKPHVGGDAEAEPGDNEAASRDPGSADTVTDSVHDQRGGTTSGEPVAILGA, encoded by the coding sequence ATGGGTGACAACGAAGCCCCAGCTAGGAGAGTCGTCGCAGACTACGCCAGGCCGAATGCGGCTAATGCTCGTTCCAGCATTACCCGACCCGCTATCGGGGTTAATCGCTTGCAGATTCCACCCCAGATCATCACGATGGTTACGAACACCATCCAATTCCATGGACTACCTTCTGAGGACCCGAATGTCCATCTCTCGCGCTTTTCAGCTATCTGCGATACGTTCCAGGAGCAAGGTGTCACCGAGGATGCCTGCAAGCTGCGCCTATTTCCATTCTCGCTCGCTGACCGCGCCCATGCTTGGTTGGAATCCCTTCCTGCGGGATCCATTACTACTTGGGCCggtatgaaagaaaaattcttagataagtatttccctccttccaAAATCGCTCGTCTGAGGAGCATGATCCAAGAGTTTCGTCAAAAGCCCCACGTTGGAGGAGATGCTGAGGCAGAACCAGGAGACAATGAAGCAGCATCAAGAGACCCTGGTTCAGCAGACACAGTTACTGACTCAGTTCATGACCAGAGAGGAGGCACGACATCAGGAGAACCAGTCGCGATTCTTGGAGCATGA